In Flavobacterium hankyongi, the genomic window CATTGATAGTACAGATTTTATTGGTAAAGACTTAATAAAGCAAGGATTAGCAAAAAAGCAAAAAGACGGTAAGTATTATCAGAAGGATGACTCTAAAGTTTTAAAATTGACAGATAAAGAAATGATTATACAAGGAACTGGAATTCAGGTTGTTTATAAAAAGGAAAAATAATCTGTTTCCAGCAATGGCATTCGGCATTATAACGCACCTAAAGGGATGGGCATCAACCCGATAGCGCGGATTTGCAATCCGTGCCATCAAAGAATATAAACTGCAACTGTAAAAAGTTGTAGTTTTGTTTTTTTTTACATACACCATGTCAACAAAATATAAAGCCACAACTACAGATGAAGCCTATTTTATCACTATTACAACTGTAGGCTGGATAGATGTGTTTACAAGATTAAATCAAAAACAAAACATCATCAATGCACTACACTACTGCCAGTTACATAAAGGACTCGAAATTTATGCTTATTGCATTATGTCAAGTCATTTACACTTGCTTTGCAAAGCTACAGATGGTTTCATTTTATCAGATGTCATCAGAGATTTTAAAAAATTTACTTCAAAAAAGATAATCCAAACTATAATTGATGAGCCTGAAAGTCGAAGAGAATGGTTATTAGAGTATTTTAAAAAAACGTGCGAACATTTAAAAAGAGAGCAGCATTATAAGGTTTGGCAAGATGGTTATCATGCAGAACAGATTTATAGCAATTCGTTTATAAAACAGAAGATAAACTATATTCATAATAATCCTGTAAAAGACAAAATAGTGTCATTACCAGAAGATTATTATTTTAGCTCAGCAAGAAATTATGCGGGTTTAGAAAATGATTTAGAACTGATTTTGTTAGATTTGTTTTAATTTATTTATGGCACGGATTGCAAATCCGCGCTATCGGGTTTTATTTTAAAAAGAGTAAATAATCTGGAAACAAATGAATATAAAATAAAATGGGCAGAAAACATCAGAAAAGCTAGAAATTTTAAAGAATTAATAATTAACGAATAACACATCTGAACAAAGTATGACTACGTCGAATTTTCGATTTCACGACTTTGAGAGATATTAATACAAAAGCTATAACAAAAACATTACAGCTTTTTTTATTCAAAAAAACACACTTTATAAGTTTATTTTTTAAGTAGAATAAATTGTATTTTCGCAACATGATGAATGAACAAGATATTGAAGCAATAAAAACACTATTAGCTTCACCAAAAAAAATAATTATAATACCACATCGCAATCAGGATGGAGACTCTATGGGCTCGACCTTAGGATTGTATCATTTTTTGATTCAGTTGCAACACGAAGTAACTGTAATTTCACCCAACGAATTTGCAGATTATTTAGCTTGGATGCCTGATGCCGATAAAGTATTGCTTTTTGAAGAAAATAATGAAGCTTGCGAACCTAAATTAAACGAGGCTGACATTATTTTTACTTTAGATTTTAACGCACTTCATAGAACTGGTGAGTTCATGGGAAGTTTTTTGGAAAAATTAGATAAAACTTTCATCATGATAGACCATCATCAGTTACCAGATGGATATGCAAAATACATGTATTCTGATACTAAAATGAGTTCGACCTGTGAAATGGTGTATCATTTTATCACTCAATTGGGTCAAGAAGATTTAATAAATGCTACTGTTGGCACTTGTTTATATACAGGTTTAGTGACCGATACTGGTTCATTTCGATTTTCATCAACAACTAGCACCACTTTACGCGTTGCAGCCAATTTAGTAGACAAAGGTGTTAACAGTGCTCAAATTCACAACAACTTATTTGATACAAGTTCGTACAATAGATTACAGCTTTTAGGAAAGGCTTTACAAAACATGAAGCTTATGCCTGAATACAAAACTTCCTATATTACTCTTACTCAAGAAGAGCTTGATTCACATTATTATCAAAAAGGAGATACAGAAGGTTTTGTTAATTATGGATTAACTATTGACGGAATCGATTTTACTGCTATCTTTATCGAAAATAAATCGGAAGGAATCATTAAAATTTCATTCCGTTCTCAAGGTCACTTTGATGTAAATCAGTTTGCCAGAGATTATTTTAACGGTGGAGGGCATATAAATGCAGCTGGCGGAAAATCATTAGAGACATTGGAAGAAACCGTTGCCAAATTCATCAAAATTGTAAAAGAAACTAAAAAGTAAAAAATATGAAGGCTTTAAAAATTGTAGGATGTTTACTTCTTGGCATGAATTTAGTTACTTGTTGTTCACAAAAACAAGAAGCAAGAAGACCTGTTTCTCATGCTTCGGGTGAGTTTATGAAACAATCAGTAGAAAGAAATAAAAAATTAAACCAAAACGAAGAAAGCATTATTGCTAATATCATTAAAAAAGATACAGCTTCAGATTATATTGCTTCGACAAAAGGATATTGGTACACCTATTTAGCTAAAAACGAAGCCTCGACAGAAAAACCTGAAAAAGGTGAAATTGCTTTCTTTGATTACGAAATTAAAGATTTAAACGGTAAGACCATTTATTCTCAAACCGAATTGAAGCCTCAGCAATATAGAGTTGACAAACAAGACATGCTGATTGGAATACGATACGGTCTTAAACTAATGAATACAGGCGATAAGGTTAAATTCCTTTTCCCTTCTCATTTGGCTTTTGGGTATCATGGTGACAATAACAGAATTGGCACGAACCAACCTTTAATGTGTATTGTTACACTTAATGATGTTAAACCAGACCCTACAGCAAAACCAGAAACTAAAATTGAATAACTATATAACTATTATTAACTAAAATGAATCGAATGACAAGTTTATTTTTAAGTTTTTTCGCTTTCTTATTTTCATGCAATTCAGGTGATCAAAATTTACCTGACGGAATGTATGCAGAATTAGAAACAAGCAAAGGAAAAATCGTTTTACAATTAGAATACGAAAAAACTCCGGTAACGGTTGCCAACTTCGTTGCATTAGCCGAAGGAAAAAACACTATGGTTAATGAAAAATACAGCGGCAAACCTTTTTATGACGGATTAAAATTTCATAGAGTTATTGCTGATTTCATGATTCAAGGTGGTGATCCTGACGGAAACGGTTCTGGAGGACCAGGATATAAATTTAAAGATGAAATAGTTCCTGAATTAAAACATACAGGAGCAGGAATTTTGTCGATGGCAAATGCTGGACCAGGTACAAATGGTTCACAATTTTTTATTACTCACAAAGCAACACCTTGGTTAGACGGTCGTCATACAGTATTTGGTCATGTGGTAACTGGTCAAGATGTTGTAAATGCTATTGCTCAAGATGATGTAATTAAAAAAGTTACTATCATCCGTAAAGGTGCAAAAGCTAAAAAGTTTGATGCAGCAAAAATCTTTAAAGATCACGTGCAAAATCAAGTAGCTGAACAAAAGGCTAATGAAGCTAAATATGCAAAAGTAAAAGCGGATAAAGTAGCGGCATTTGCACAAGCTAAAGCATCAGGAACAAAAACAGAATCTGGATTAGTTTATAACATTATCCAAAAAGGTTCTGGCAAAAAGCCAGTAGCAGGTTCTACAGTATATGTTAACTACGCTGGATATTTTGAAGATGGCAACTTATTTGATTCAAGTTATGCAGATATAAATAAAGCATACGGGAAATGGGATGCTCAACGTGCTGCTCAAAATGGCTACCAACCTTTCCCTTTCCAAGCTGGAAAAAAAGATGGTTTAATCCCAGGCTTTTTAGAAGGTTTAGAGAAAATGAACATTGGTGACAAAGCATTACTTTTCATTCCATCAAATTTAGGATACGGAGCTCAAGGTGCTGGTGGTGTTATTCCTCCTAATACTAATTTAGTTTTCGAATTAGAATTATTAGAAGTTATGCCAAATGCAACTTTAACGAAATAATACAAATAAAAAATCCCGCTCAAAAGGCGGGATTTTTTTATTTTATACAACTCTCCCTTCGACTACGCTCAGGGATCCTAAGAAGATTTAACCTTTAAACTTCCAGTCGAATTCATCAGCTTTTTCGTTAAAAACAGCTCCTAATTCGAAACGAATAACTTCGTTATATTCTACCTGAAAAATCATCCAGTTACTTTCGTTAAAGTAATTGTCAACCGAATCAAACGATTCTACTTCCATTGCTTTAAAATTCTTTGACTTTAATAATTCTTCAATTTTTTGGATTGGTTGATTGATTATCTTCTCATCAAACAATTCTAATTCAGGATTTGAAGAAATGATGTAACCAAAACGAAATTCTTCGTCTTCATAAAATGTCAAGCGCCATTTTTTATCATTATAGATATAAATGATGTTTTGATCTTCGTCATTAAATTGTTTATCAGGAGTGCCATAGATTTTTTCTACGTCTTTTTGTTTCATCCCGAATACTAATTGGTCAATACCTATTTTCGGATTTATTTTCATATTTTTTATTTATGCTAATTTCTTTTCTTGACCACCCTTCGACTCCGCTCAGGGTTCAATACTAAAAAAGATTTACAAAATTTCTTTTACTTATTAATGAAAACTAATTTTACTCATTAAACTCATCGTAACGCACTGGCACTTGGGGATCATATAACGGACATTTAAATTCTTCCATCATTTGACATAGTTTTTCCATATCATTTCCTTTTGTTCCGTAACAATTAATTTGAACACTTTGCTTTGTGGTAACTATATGAAACGCCCCTGCTCCTTTTGTATTCTTAAAACTAAATTCGTCTACTCTTTCCCAATTTGAAAAAGCATTAGCAATTCTACTCAAAATTACTTGAATTGGTAATTCTTCCAGACCTTCAACAGGTTGATTTTCAATTAAAGATTCATAAACTTCTTGATGATTTAAATAAACCTCATCTAAGTATTTCCAGAAAAGTAGTTCGTACATGTTTGAATTTTATTTTAGCCCCGATGGAAGCGGCATCCTTTTTTGCAGCCTTCGAGAACCTCAGGCTACAAAAAAGATACAGCGTACAGCGGGAAATTGCTACTAATATTCAAAAGTACCAAATTCAGATGTAATAGTCAGTTTTTTGTCGTCTGAAGCTTCTACTCTACCTACGATTTGCGCATCTACTCCAAAAGAATTAGAAATTTCTATAATATCTGAAGCGATTTCTGCAGGAACATACAATTCCATACGGTGACCAGAGTTAAAAACCTGATACATTTCTTTCCAATCGGTTCCAGATTGCTCCTGAATCAATTTGAACAAAGGAGGCACAGGGAATAAATTATCTTTAATCACATGTACATTGTCTACAAAGTGCAACACTTTTGTTTGTGCTCCACCGCTACAATGTACCATTCCGTGAATGTCGTTTGGAGTATATTTTTCTAGTATTTTTTTAATAATAGGTGCGTAAGTACGTGTTGGTGATAACACCAATTTACCAGCATCTATAGGAGAACCTTCTACAGTATCTGTCAATTTTACATTTCCTGAATACACTAAATCAGTTGGAACCGAAGCATCGTAACTTTCAGGATATTTTTCTGCCAAATATTTAGCAAAAACATCGTGACGGGCAGAAGTTAATCCGTTACTACCCATTCCGCCATTATATGATTTCTCGTATTTTGCCTGACCAAAAGAAGCTAATCCTACGATAACATCACCTACCTTAATATTAGCATTATCGATTACATCGCTACGTTTCATACGTGCTGTAACTGTAGAATCTACTATAATTGTGCGTACCAAATCTCCCACATCGGCAGTTTCACCGCCAGTAGAATTGATGGTAACACCAAATGATTTTAATTCTTCTATTAATTCTTCTGTCCCATTGATGATTGCTGAAAGTACTTCACCAGGAATCAGATTTTTATTTCTTCCAATGGTTGAAGACAACATAATATTATCGACAGCACCCACACACAATAAATCATCAATATTCATGATTAATGCATCCTGAGCAATACCTTTCCAAACAGAAATATCACCTGTCTCTTTCCAATACATGTATGCCAATGATGATTTTGTCCCTGCACCGTCTGCGTGCATGATTAAGCAATAATCATCATCGTTTGTTAAATAATCTGGAACAATTTTACAAAATGCCTTTGGGAATAATCCTTTGTCAATGTTTTTGATAGCATTATGCACATCTTCTTTGGCAGCAGAAACGCCACGAAGTGCATACCTTTTTGAAGTATCTGAACTCATGAAATAGTTAGTGTTGTTTTTTCAGTTTCACTTCGATGCTTCGACTATGTTCAGCACAAGCAGCTCAGTGCACTAATTAGTTGTTGTTTTGCAAAGATAAAATTTAATTATGAATTATGAGTTCATTTTTAGTTTGCAATTATTTCAATTTCTACGCGGCGGTTGGCTGCTCGTTCTATTTCTGTTTTTTCAGGTAAAACAAATAATGGCTGCGTACTTCCAAAACCTTGGTAACTCATGCGTGCCTTATCAATTTCATTGATTTCTAAAAACTTATAAACAGCTTTGGCTCGTTGTGTAGATAAATCTTGCTTGTCTGATTTTACACAACACACATGACCTTGAATATCGATTTTGAGTTTTGGATTGTTTTGCATTACCAAGAGTAATTCGTACAATTTACCTCTTGATTCATTAGTTACAGCAAACGTATTTAAAATAAAATTTAGGTTCTCTATTTTTAGTTTTTGACCTTTTTGAGCTTCATTTAATGTCTTCATAAAGTTAACATCTAAGCTATATTCCGATTTTGTGCCGTTAGGATTCGTAACCGTTACTTTACTTGGGAAAGATGGTTTTTTCTTAATAGTATATCCTTTTGCTTTTAATCCCAAAATTTCTTCTTCGCGTGACAAATCTTTGGAAAGTAAGTAATAAATAATAACCTTTCTATTTTCTTTTTTATTAGGAGATTGCTGAAAGTTTTCACCAAAACTTATCTTTTTAAAATCTTCACGAATTTTCACTTTTCCGTTAATGATTTTATAGATTGATTCAACTCTTTTTACTGCTAAAGTATCGTTGTATTGATTGGTTCCATCTTCATCTGTAAAACCATACATCGATAAAATTTTAGACTCTTTGTTTTTCATCATCCAATTGAGGAATGACTCGTATTCAGAGGTGTTTAAAGTATGCTTATTACTGTCAAAATAAATAGAATATTGTTCCTGAGCATTTATTTTTAAAGATGCTACAAGACCAAACAACAATAACACAACCAAATTCTTCATATAACGAATATAAACAAAAAAACTGTCTGGATTACTCCAGACAGCTTCAATATTATGAAGTTCAAAATTATTTTGTAAATAATAATTCTCTGTACTTAGTCAATGTCCAAATTTCGTCATCAACCAATAATTCTAACTTATCGCAGTGTTCGCGTATAACATCGAAATAAGGTTTCACTTTATCACAGTAAGCCTCTGCCATTTTTTCGGTACTAGTCAAATTATTTGCTTTCTTACGCTCTTCGATCATAGCATCCACATTACTGTTGATTCCTTCGATATGTTCAGAGATTTCTTTGATTAAACCGATTTGCTCTTTTGCAATTTTTTCAAAATCCTTTCCAAAAATTTCCTTCAACCCTTTCACGTTTTCGATTAGGATATTTTGGTAACGAATAGCCGTTGGGATAACATGGTTACGAGCTATATCACCTAACACACGTCCTTCGATTTGAATTTTCTTAGTGTATTCTTCCAATTCGATTTCGTAACGAGCTTCAACCTCAACATGGTTCATTACTCCTAATTCATGGAATAAATCCATTGCTATTTTAGAAACTTTAGATTTTAATGCTTTTGGAGTTGTTTTATGATTGCTTAAACCTCGCTTTTTAGCTTCTTTTTCCCAAGCTTCGCTATAACCATCTCCTTCGAAAAGGATATTTTTAGTTACTTTGATATATTCTCTCAATACATTGAAGATTGCTTCATCTTTCTTCAATCCTTTTTTATCGATCAATGCATCTACTTCCGCTTTGAAATCAATTAACTGCTTCGCTACAATTGAGTTTAGAGTTGTCATTGAAACAGCACAGTTAGCCGAAGAACCTACAGCACGGAATTCGAATTTATTACCTGTGAAGGCGAACGGAGACGTTCTGTTTCTGTCGGTATTGTCCAATAAAACGTCTGGTAATTTACCAACCACGTTTAGTTTTAAATCGGTTTTCTCTTCAGGAGATAATTTTCCGTTAGACACCCCTTCTAATTCAGCCAATACTTTCGTCAACTGTTGTCCGATAAACACAGAGATGATAGCGGGAGGTGCTTCGTTAGCACCAAGACGGTGGTCATTACTTGCCGAAGCGATTGATGCTCTCAATAATTCTTCATAGTCGTGAACCGCTTTGATCGTATTGATGAAGAACGTTAAGAACTGTAAGTTACTCATAGGCGTTTTACCAGGACTTAACAAGTTAATTCCCGTATCTGTTGCCAATGACCAGTTATTGTGTTTACCTGAACCATTTACTCCTTTGAAAGGCTTTTCGTGGAATAATACTTTAAAGTCATGACGCTCTGCCACTTTTTGCATAACATCCATTAACAAAGAGTTATGATCCACAGCCAAGTTAGTCTCTTCAAAAATTGGAGCCAACTCAAACTGGTTAGGAGCCACCTCGTTATGACGTGTTTTTACCGGAATACCTAATAACATGCACTCATTTTCAAGGTCTCTCATGTATTGTAATACACGCGTTGGAATCGAACCAAAATAATGATCATCCAATTGTTGCCCTTTAGAAGACGTGTGCCCCAATAACGTTCTTCCTGTTGCCAAGATATCAGGACGTGAATAAGCCAAAGCACTGTCTACAAGGAAATATTCCTGTTCCCAACCTAATGTTGGCGTAATTTTTTTAACGTTTTTATCAAAATATTTAGCTACATCCGTTGCAGCTGTATCGATAGCATGTAACGCTCTTAACAAAGGCGTTTTATTATCCAGCGCTTCCCCAGTATAAGATACGAAAACCGTTGGAATACATAAAGTAGTACCAAAGATGAACGCAGGAGATGTTGGATCCCATGCTGTATATCCACGAGCTTCAAAAGTATTTCTAATTCCACCATTAGGGAAAGAAGAAGCATCTGGCTCCTGCTGTACTAATTGACTTCCACCGAATTTCTCTACTGGATCACTACCGTCCATAGATGTTTCAAAGAAAGCATCGTGTTTTTCAGCAGTAGTACCTGTTAAAGGTTGGAACCAGTGTGTATAGTGAGTAACTCCTTTAGACAACGCCCATTCTTTCATCCCCATAGCGATGTATTCTGCTAATTTACGGTCAATTTTAGTTCCGTGCTGAATAGCGCTTTGTACTGCTTTATAAGCTTCTGGAGTTAAAAATTGTCGCATGGCTTTATCGCCAAAAACGTTTGTACCAAAAATTGCCGACTTTCTGTCTAGTTCTTCCACTGCTACCGGCTTTCTGCTAGTCGCTTTTTGTAGAGATTGAAATCGTAGTGTTGCCATAAAATTAAATAATTTGAGTTATACCCCTTAAATTTTAAGCAAATATATTCAAATTTTGAATTTAATCAACATACACCCCTGTAAATTTAATGGTAAATTGTAAAAAATTTAATTTCAAGACACAAAACCTCTAAAACTTTAATATTCCAAAATCAAAGATTATATTTGTAAACCTCAAAATAGTAAGATATGATTGTTTGGATTTGTTTTTTAGTAGCCGTATTTATTTTTCTTGCATTAGACTTAGGGGTTTTTAACAAAAACCCACATATCATTTCCACAAAAGAAGCCAGCATGTGGACAGCAATTTGGGTTTCTTTATCATTTGCTTTTTCAGGCGTTATTTACTGGCTATACCAAAGTGGTTATGTAGCAAATCCTGATCAATTGAAGCCTGCAGCGGCCACAATGAAATACATTACTGGTTATTTAATTGAACTATCCTTAAGTATTGACAATATATTTGTAATAGCCGTAATTTTTGCCTCATTTAAGATTCCGCAAAAATACCAACACCGAGTTTTGTTTTGGGGAATCCTTGGCGCCATTGTTTTTAGAGGATTAATGATATACTTTGGCGTATTAATTATCAACAAATTCAGTTGGACTACCTATTTGTTTGGCGGATTCTTATTGTTCACAGCAATAAAAATGTTATTTAATAGTGAAGAAGATGACTTTGAACCTAAAGAATCTTTTATTTACAGAGCACTAGGCAAAGTCATGCCACTTACTTCAGAAAGTGATGGTGAAAAATTTTTCATACCCACTAAAAAAGGAAGAGCTGCAACCCCTTTATTTGTAGCCTTAATAGTTATTGAAGTAATGGATGTTTTATTTGCTGTTGATAGCGTTCCTGCTATTTTAGCCATTACATCTGATCCATTTTTAGTATTCAGTTCTAATATTTTTGCAATCCTTGGTTTAAGATCCATGTATTTCTTCTTAGCTAATATGCTCGAAAAATTTAGCTACTTAGAATATAGCTTAATAGCGATTTTGACTTTCGTAGGTATTAAAATGCTTTTAGTTCATTACTACAAATTCCCTGAATGGGTTTCATTAGGATTTATTGCAATTTCTTTGATAACTGGCATTTTAGTTTCTATTAGATTAGGAGGAGAAGAAGATTTAGAAGAATAATCAAAATGAGTTCTAACTGTTATTGTGGCAAAACACTTTCTTTTGAAGATTGTTGTAAACCA contains:
- a CDS encoding DHH family phosphoesterase, producing MNEQDIEAIKTLLASPKKIIIIPHRNQDGDSMGSTLGLYHFLIQLQHEVTVISPNEFADYLAWMPDADKVLLFEENNEACEPKLNEADIIFTLDFNALHRTGEFMGSFLEKLDKTFIMIDHHQLPDGYAKYMYSDTKMSSTCEMVYHFITQLGQEDLINATVGTCLYTGLVTDTGSFRFSSTTSTTLRVAANLVDKGVNSAQIHNNLFDTSSYNRLQLLGKALQNMKLMPEYKTSYITLTQEELDSHYYQKGDTEGFVNYGLTIDGIDFTAIFIENKSEGIIKISFRSQGHFDVNQFARDYFNGGGHINAAGGKSLETLEETVAKFIKIVKETKK
- a CDS encoding TerC family protein, with the protein product MIVWICFLVAVFIFLALDLGVFNKNPHIISTKEASMWTAIWVSLSFAFSGVIYWLYQSGYVANPDQLKPAAATMKYITGYLIELSLSIDNIFVIAVIFASFKIPQKYQHRVLFWGILGAIVFRGLMIYFGVLIINKFSWTTYLFGGFLLFTAIKMLFNSEEDDFEPKESFIYRALGKVMPLTSESDGEKFFIPTKKGRAATPLFVALIVIEVMDVLFAVDSVPAILAITSDPFLVFSSNIFAILGLRSMYFFLANMLEKFSYLEYSLIAILTFVGIKMLLVHYYKFPEWVSLGFIAISLITGILVSIRLGGEEDLEE
- the gldI gene encoding gliding motility-associated peptidyl-prolyl isomerase GldI — translated: MKALKIVGCLLLGMNLVTCCSQKQEARRPVSHASGEFMKQSVERNKKLNQNEESIIANIIKKDTASDYIASTKGYWYTYLAKNEASTEKPEKGEIAFFDYEIKDLNGKTIYSQTELKPQQYRVDKQDMLIGIRYGLKLMNTGDKVKFLFPSHLAFGYHGDNNRIGTNQPLMCIVTLNDVKPDPTAKPETKIE
- a CDS encoding REP-associated tyrosine transposase — its product is MSTKYKATTTDEAYFITITTVGWIDVFTRLNQKQNIINALHYCQLHKGLEIYAYCIMSSHLHLLCKATDGFILSDVIRDFKKFTSKKIIQTIIDEPESRREWLLEYFKKTCEHLKREQHYKVWQDGYHAEQIYSNSFIKQKINYIHNNPVKDKIVSLPEDYYFSSARNYAGLENDLELILLDLF
- a CDS encoding peptidylprolyl isomerase, giving the protein MNRMTSLFLSFFAFLFSCNSGDQNLPDGMYAELETSKGKIVLQLEYEKTPVTVANFVALAEGKNTMVNEKYSGKPFYDGLKFHRVIADFMIQGGDPDGNGSGGPGYKFKDEIVPELKHTGAGILSMANAGPGTNGSQFFITHKATPWLDGRHTVFGHVVTGQDVVNAIAQDDVIKKVTIIRKGAKAKKFDAAKIFKDHVQNQVAEQKANEAKYAKVKADKVAAFAQAKASGTKTESGLVYNIIQKGSGKKPVAGSTVYVNYAGYFEDGNLFDSSYADINKAYGKWDAQRAAQNGYQPFPFQAGKKDGLIPGFLEGLEKMNIGDKALLFIPSNLGYGAQGAGGVIPPNTNLVFELELLEVMPNATLTK
- a CDS encoding glutamine synthetase III codes for the protein MATLRFQSLQKATSRKPVAVEELDRKSAIFGTNVFGDKAMRQFLTPEAYKAVQSAIQHGTKIDRKLAEYIAMGMKEWALSKGVTHYTHWFQPLTGTTAEKHDAFFETSMDGSDPVEKFGGSQLVQQEPDASSFPNGGIRNTFEARGYTAWDPTSPAFIFGTTLCIPTVFVSYTGEALDNKTPLLRALHAIDTAATDVAKYFDKNVKKITPTLGWEQEYFLVDSALAYSRPDILATGRTLLGHTSSKGQQLDDHYFGSIPTRVLQYMRDLENECMLLGIPVKTRHNEVAPNQFELAPIFEETNLAVDHNSLLMDVMQKVAERHDFKVLFHEKPFKGVNGSGKHNNWSLATDTGINLLSPGKTPMSNLQFLTFFINTIKAVHDYEELLRASIASASNDHRLGANEAPPAIISVFIGQQLTKVLAELEGVSNGKLSPEEKTDLKLNVVGKLPDVLLDNTDRNRTSPFAFTGNKFEFRAVGSSANCAVSMTTLNSIVAKQLIDFKAEVDALIDKKGLKKDEAIFNVLREYIKVTKNILFEGDGYSEAWEKEAKKRGLSNHKTTPKALKSKVSKIAMDLFHELGVMNHVEVEARYEIELEEYTKKIQIEGRVLGDIARNHVIPTAIRYQNILIENVKGLKEIFGKDFEKIAKEQIGLIKEISEHIEGINSNVDAMIEERKKANNLTSTEKMAEAYCDKVKPYFDVIREHCDKLELLVDDEIWTLTKYRELLFTK
- a CDS encoding OmpA family protein — encoded protein: MKNLVVLLLFGLVASLKINAQEQYSIYFDSNKHTLNTSEYESFLNWMMKNKESKILSMYGFTDEDGTNQYNDTLAVKRVESIYKIINGKVKIREDFKKISFGENFQQSPNKKENRKVIIYYLLSKDLSREEEILGLKAKGYTIKKKPSFPSKVTVTNPNGTKSEYSLDVNFMKTLNEAQKGQKLKIENLNFILNTFAVTNESRGKLYELLLVMQNNPKLKIDIQGHVCCVKSDKQDLSTQRAKAVYKFLEINEIDKARMSYQGFGSTQPLFVLPEKTEIERAANRRVEIEIIAN
- a CDS encoding AIR synthase related protein, encoding MSSDTSKRYALRGVSAAKEDVHNAIKNIDKGLFPKAFCKIVPDYLTNDDDYCLIMHADGAGTKSSLAYMYWKETGDISVWKGIAQDALIMNIDDLLCVGAVDNIMLSSTIGRNKNLIPGEVLSAIINGTEELIEELKSFGVTINSTGGETADVGDLVRTIIVDSTVTARMKRSDVIDNANIKVGDVIVGLASFGQAKYEKSYNGGMGSNGLTSARHDVFAKYLAEKYPESYDASVPTDLVYSGNVKLTDTVEGSPIDAGKLVLSPTRTYAPIIKKILEKYTPNDIHGMVHCSGGAQTKVLHFVDNVHVIKDNLFPVPPLFKLIQEQSGTDWKEMYQVFNSGHRMELYVPAEIASDIIEISNSFGVDAQIVGRVEASDDKKLTITSEFGTFEY